The nucleotide window GCCCAGCCTGGGATGAGGGTTTCAGTAGCTCCTGCCTGTGCAAAACTTCTTAGCCACCTGAGGCCTAAAaagctggagaaaaaggaaagctaaGCTGAATTGTGCCAGACCCCCATTCCATGCATCTTGGCACACAGAACACACTGCGACCATTGAAAAGGCAGCAGCTCTTTTCAATGTCTTTTAAGACACCATTAAGAGTGAAATCTCTGCTGGAAGTTGATAGTGCTCAAGATGCTGAACCACCTGATTCTAGATGCGCAGTCTGTAGAGTCTTCTGGCCATAGCTTCCCAGGGAGTTCAACAAATGCATCTTCCACTCCTTTGCATCATTCAACACTTCCATGGAGTTCTCCTTCCATCTCCTGAGCTGCAGCGTAGCTTGCCCATTGAAAGGAGAGTGGCACAAGAATACGAATCAGCACTGCTGAGATGGCAATCTGTATCTGGTTCAGCACCATATAAGGCAGGGGAAATGACTGTGCCTCAATTACTATGGTAGCTGTGGTTGGTCTGGGTCTTGAGCAGGAGCTGGAGTCTCCTCAGGGAGGGGATTGTAGTTAGGATCCTCCTCTGGGGGGTCAAACACAAGCTTCCTGTGAAAGAAGAGGCCCATCCCAACATAAGATAAATGCAACAGTGGTAACCAGGGAGGTCCTTCACTGAGTTCTGTCACCAAGAACTATCAGATCTATAATGAACTCCCAAAGAGGTGTTTGCCTCATTCACTCATTACATATGGCATGCATTTAAAAGTGTAATGTGTAAATCAGCCCTGATTTTATGCCCTGCTCCATGTTCCTTTTCTTCCCCTGAATCTAAGGGATCACTTCCACCTCAGTTTCTTGCCCTATCAGTGCACCCCAGGGAAGGAAATCATGTCTGTCTAAACCACACTACTGACTTTTTAGGAACTTGATTGTGTTTTCATGGGGGCAGTCACTCTTCATCGAGGCTGGATATAGTTTAAGTGTTAATCCTCAAGAGCCGCCTGAATGAAATTGGTTGCTGTGGACTCAAGAAAGACTTACAAGAATCCTGGTGTAAGTAGCAATTTCTTCCCTCCAGGCTGGTTAGGGAAAACATCCTCAAGGAAGTAATAGACATGGCCCACAGCAATTCCTGTAGAAAAAAGAAAGCTGCATTGGTTTCCCTTCCTGTTAAAGCAGCTTTACTTAATGAGTCAGTTTAACTAGGAGCAATGCTTTAATGCGTATGTTCTGTCCCCTGCAGGGCCACAGCCACACACCCCAATTCTTACTTGGTACAGTGCTGActggtggaactccctgcctCCAATTGTCCTGtagttataataacaacaatgtgcttatgtaccactcttctagacagattggtgccaCACTTgggagtagtgaacaaagtcaatgtcattattccCACcgtacagctggggctgagaggagtggcttacctaaggccacctgctgagctcgtaGCAGTAGTGAGATTTTAACCGAGTGCtgacatcccaaccacttaaccactatctaCAGCAGTTTTTTTAAAGACAGTCACAGGGAAAGAGGTAAGAGAATGTTCAGGCCTTCTGTAAGCTGTAAACGTAAGGCCTCTGTCGATGCCTCTATCATCACCATCAGCACCTCTTTTGTTTCTAAATGAATATCCAACTTGAAGATTTCTGGAGAGCTCAACTGCTTTAGTGCTTAGCATTTTTCTGTAGACCCACATGGCTGCTTAGTTTTGTGGTGTTGCTTATATTTGGTGTCTGAACTTTTCTGCCCAAGAATAAAGGGTCAACACTCCCATCTTTTGTGCCTGAATTTACAGCTACCCAGTGTTAATTCAAACAGGAGCCACAGTTTGCTCTTCCCTGTCACTGATGACAATGGATGATTGCTGCTGCAGTCAACCCACAACACTGCCTCTTGCACCTGTGCAGAAATGGGTAGGTAAATCTGCCTATCCATAGACATTTTGTGTGTCAGTGCCAGACGAATGATGTAATGGCTCCTGCCTTTAAAGCATGAGCTCTCTTACCTAGGAGGTCAATGAGAATGGAGTTGCCCAGCAGTAATGAGAAGCCCATCAAGACCCATGGTAGGAATGGGGCCTGGAAGTTCAGCAGACCAAAGAAGTTCATGCGGATGTAAGGGTTCCTCCGGCTCCACACATAAACCAGCATGATGGTGAATGCCTGGCCTAGGAAGAAGAGGCCAGCAAAGAGGCCAAAAAGCTGCAAGCTACAGAGTCAAGGAAAAAATTACATTGCTTTACAGAAGCCTGACGTGCCTCCAAGCTTTCTGGAAGGGAACATGTGTTGTCTTAAGAAACATCACTACGATTCTGCTACCCTGAAAAGAATAAACTGGTGGGCCCAATGGGAGACCATTAAGGGCAGGGATGTTTAGTTAAAAGCAATGCAGTGTATTTTAACCATTTTCAAATACACCTGTGTGGGGTGCGCCTGTTCAGGCTCCATTTCAGAAAATGAAGAGATACACGACTTCTGCTGGAGAATGAAACCAGATGAATTCTTACAGCTGAGGCAAGGTTGGTTGGATTACATTGATAGTACTGCATAAAAGATGAGAGCAAGAAGGTAATTCATTAAATGCCATTGAACAAGTGTTTAGTGTTactttaaaagttatttttattttaaaatagtattattttaaagaaaaggcAGTTTTCTTATCCTCATAGCTGCATAAAGACCAACTGAGCAAGACATAGACAGAACAGGAATGTAGAGAGCTTGTTTGTAAAGTGATCCTCTGAGGAAATCCTCTTTGCCATTTAAAAAAGCTGAGAATTTGTAGGCACCCATAAAGAATCATTGCTGTTAGAGTAGCAGATAACAACTACTATCAGAATATACAGTTTGGTCAGTTTGACAAAATCCACGGGTAGTGTTGCTTTTTAGCTGATAAGAAATTTCATCTGTCACTCGCCGAAGCTTCCAGCTcctatccccccccctccattatgCGAATAGTGTGAATGTTAGAAGTGCTTCAAGGGAATCCTTCCTGCCATCCATGAAGTGGGAGGGTGCAGAGATGCTTAGGTGAGCGTAACATTACGCTTTACCAAGGGAATCCTACACAGTAGCTCAACCAGAAAGGATACTGTCATGAGAAACCCTCCAAAAAGGAACATGAAGATGAAGTCTGCTGTCCTTCCACGGAAAGAGCCTTCTTCCAGCATGCGGCAGTATCTATACCTGTGAGCAGGCAGCAAGGCAGGAGGAGAGGCAGTCAAGGAAGCTAACAGATGGCTGACATACTGAACAAGATTGCTAAactgctcctgtgagcacaagaAAATTCATTGCAGAGGATCTGAGCTGACCCCTCTCAGCAAAGGCTTGCCTTAAGAGTGGAGTGATGCTGTCTAATGCAACTGTAGAGACAGACACTAGAGGGGCTGCCAGGGGAAGCTTCTGTATGCAAATGATGAGCTTACCAaaggaaaaacaacaactgtGAAAGCTTACTAAGATGTCTAAATCAATGCCACTTAACCTTCAATAACCTTTACATTTGTGAAAGTGAGTTGCATCCTGATTTGGAGATTGACTTCGAGTGTATTTTCACAAATGTGTATTTTGGACATATGACTAGTACCCATAAAATTGACACTTTTGTAGTAACTATTTTATTGAAGGTTAAAGTGGCATTGATTTAGAAATGTTAGTAAGCTTTCAcaattgtttttttcctttggggaAGCTTCTAGCCAGTGACTGACATGTTCCATAGGATGGAGGTAGCAAGGAAGGTAGCTCagaatatgatttttttaaaggtcccGTATCTACTATTGATGACAGACTAGGCTGGGAATATCTGCACAAAAGCAGAGGGTGTCCTCTGAAGGCATGCAGTTAGTTTCACAGCCTTGTTGAAGACGAGCCTGGAAGAGACACTTGGGAATTCTCTGTACATCACCTTAAGTTCTATGGAAGAACAgattaaaatataatgaatgaacaAGGCTTAGAGGAAGGCACTGAACATCTATGTCCCTTTTCAGCCAGTAGTAACTATTTTATTGGAAAGTAACATTAGTATGATTAGTATAATTGCTGCACTTTTCCTTGCAGAAGTGGGCTTTAAATCTGAAGTTGTGATAGCTACGTTTACTCTTTCTTGGACCTGCTAGGAAATAAGATTTCTAATCTTACCACAATGAATTTGGAAAATGCCACTTAAACAAGTTCCTAAAGCGATGGTCTGACTAGCCTGAATCAGGAGTATCAGATGTTCCCCTCTCACTTTTGTTCCTCATTTACTCTGACTTGCTTTTTTCCTTAGCAGCTTGAAGGCACATCTTTGGACTAAGTGTTCTATAATTTCCTTACTTGGCTCAAATGGAAAGCATCTGGTTTGTTTCCTGGGCACTGAATGTTTGTATTCTACTTGCCTTGTGTCATAATGAGAACTAATCTGTTTGCATTATACACTGGGCCCTTACTAAATATTTTACAAGACATTACAGATCACAGAAAAATTGTAGTTTGTATGAAGAGATCTTTGAAGTTTCATTTAAGCCACTTCCATTGCCATGGTGCTCTTAATTAAGTTCCAGTTTGCTGCTATCTATCCTTGCTAGTGCAAATCTCCTGCCTCAGCTCCCCCATATACTTATATACCTCCCATTCACTGTTCTCCCCATGTCTCTGTATGCCAAAATCTTTTAACAGCTGTAGAATACTAAACACTGTTTTTGAGTTCAGTTATTTCACATAGAGGCCACGGCTGCCACAGTCAGTGTTTGATTTGGTATGCTCAAATAGTGAAGTAGTTGTGTATCTCCAAACACAGAGGCAATAACAGAAAAAAATGCCACCTTCTTCCCATCTCTCTACAGCAAAGTACTTTCTGGTACTTGATCACAAGTTTCATAACATTGTTCCAGCTGCTAACCAAAGGAAAAGGCGcctatggcaccttaaagactatcaCACTTATTGTGGCTTAAACTCAAGCCTAACTGCAATAACtgtgtaatggttaaagtgttggacaaggatctgggagatccaggttcaaatcctcactctgccatggaagcttgttgggtgaccatgggcaagtcacactctctcagcctagcctacctcacaggactgttgtgaggataaaatgaaggaagaaagTCATGAGCCACTTAGGGTCCCCGTTTGTGAGAAAGGCTGGGAATAAATGAAGGGAATGAATGCAGTTTGCTGCAACAAATTGAACACCACTCCAGCTGCTAGCTctcctatttggtgctttcaccTGTTAGCCCATACAAGCATGCAAAGAGGAATGGGTCCGCCAGCACTGATCTCAGGCCTTGCTGAAAGGATCAGGAGGCACATCCTTGTGCAGTAGAGGAAAGGAGAGCAGCCAAGTGCAAAGGATACAAGAATATCATGTTGAAGAAGAAGCTGAATCCCAAGGGCCCGAAAAACAGGAAGTTGGTGAGGAGCCTCCAGATCTGCAAAGAAAGGGGCAAGAAACAAGAGGCCTCGAGCAGCAGCCCTGTCTGGTCTCTCCGGCCCTCGTTTTGCCGAAGGGGAGAGCGAACTGCCTGGGCGAGCGAGGCAAGGAACGCGGCGAGGACCTCACCTGCAGCTTCCTGAAAATGAGGTCCGGGTTGAAGTACAGCTGGAAAGGCGTGAGGAGATCCAGTTGCTGCAGGCAAGGAGAGATGGAGAGGCACGTTTAGAAGGGCGCCGGCGAGATAACCGCTGCCCTCCTTGCACCTAGCTACGCCTCCTCGTCAGTCCTGCCAAGCAGAGGAAAGAGGCTCGCGGGGGCCCGATATGACGACCCCTCCCCCTGCAACCAAAATAGGgttggcaacctccaggtggtggctggagatctcccggaatcataactgatctccaggccacagagatcagtgcccctggagaaCACGGTTGCTCTGGAGGCGGCCTCTATGAAAtcacaccccactgaggtctctccctccccaggcttcaccgccaaaacctccaggaatttcccaacccggagctggcaaccctttgcaGGGAAGCGGCGCCCTCCCCACTtccatcaccccccccccgttACCACGGCAGCGGTGGTGATGACGCAGGCGGTGGTGTAGGCGCGCGTCACGGCGGGGATCCCCAAATACTCCGCCGTGAAGCCCTGATAAGCCATGGTGGGGGAGCGGCGAGGCAGAGCGAGCAAAGGCCGCGGCCCCTCGAAAAGCCCCCCGCGAGCCTCTCCCCCAGCCCGATCTCAGGTCAGCAGCAGGGCGCCCAGCAGCACAAGGGAGAAGCCCGGCAGAGGAGCGCGGAGCCCCGCAAGCGCACTCCCGCCCGCCTCAACCCGGAAAAGCCTTGGTAGCAAGCGACTTTAGCCATTGGCCTAAACGATGACAACAGGGCGGGCGAATGAAAGGAGCGACAAGAACTTCGACCAATAGAGTCGCGCAGATCTTGCGCGTGTGGTAATGTTGTGTCGGGAGAAGAAAGGGCCACGTGTGCGCTGACGGCAGGCGAGTGACCtatgagcgggaagggcggggctTGAAAAGGGCGAGGGCTGTTGCCATTGGCGCGAAGGGGGGGATTTTCTCCATGAGAGCGGAGGTTCTATGGCCACTGCCGGtcttacggttgccaacctccaggtggtggcagcagatCTGCCggcattgcaactgatctccgggACACaatgatcagtttccctggagaaaatggctgattttgaGGGTAGACTATatcccactgaggaccctccccaaacctcactctcccctggctccacccccaaatctccaggaatttcccaacccggagctgtgggaagcataatgtccttcaagagtCCACCTTCCCAGTccagcagcatcacttccatcttttctGGGTTCATTTTCACTTTCTTTGCTTTCAGCCGTTTGATCACAGAAAATCAGGCAGTGGTTCAAGACCTCTAccacatcaccaggggatttggattgCGAAATATTCAGCTGCTTGTCATCCActtattgatggcatccagttccaaagctacgaagctaaaggctttacatagaggttgaatagcatgGAGGATAAGAATGTGTTCTGAGAAACCCAGCGGGATgactcccacactgaagatagctggctTCCGATAGCAACCCTTTGATttcattccatgaggaatgatttaaaataGCCTAAGGAACATCCACTGATATCCTGCCTTCAAATGCCTCAATTGGATGGCCATGACAGGATGGCATGATCAAAGGCTACAGATAGATCCAATAGGAACAACACAGGAGCAGGCTGCTGTTGGTCATGTTGCCAATTCTCCTATACCCTGTTGGAGAATTATTGAAAAGAGCCAAGTATGACACAAGGACAATACTGAACGATATTCCACAGTAGCCAACAAAGATGGGTTCAAGGAAGTTGCACACCATGCttttgcaagagtccagtagcgtctataagactaacaaaatttatagtagggtatgagctttggcaGGTCCTCCTTAGGGTTCCCGTGTGTGGAGATTtaccttgggggtggggggtgggcattgccccacAGACTACACTATTTGTCCCTTGCGAGGAGTTGCATTATAATGCTGCCTGTAGGTCCTATTGGGGCTGATCTATGAGGCTCTGATCCTGCAAAGTAAAAGGcatcattcatttattcattcattcatagtccacctttttcactgagatctgagccggattacacagtgcaagtgaaatacaatataaccaacaagtaggacattcactgagcaagtacaataatgaacaacagtttggACATTCAGTGAAACCGATACAGTAGAGTTATAGAAgcagaaaaaattgaaaacaagcataaagtcaagcatagagatgaagtctttctgaaacaactcataactaatttacattgCGTGTTAAGACTGGGAGTTTTCCTGTTTTCCAGCAGTAGCAAAGGTTGGACTGGCTGGTAATCCGGTCATGTGGTTGTTTCTCCTACACTAGTATAACATGTTGTGCTGACATGTTATACCATACCATGTATTGACAGATTACCTCCAAGatggaacccacccaccccctttctgcCACATAAATGCTGTCCCTACTCCCGATGTGTGGGAGATACTGTTGAGGGAGGAATGGTTGTTGAACTAGTACATGAGAAAAGGAATCCCCTTCCTTACTTCCCTATGTTAAAATGAATTGTCTTTGTATCCCCAGAGCTGAAGGAGTGGAAGACTGAGGTAAATGTTTTGTACCCTGAGCAGAGCACCATTAGCCATAGGCTGTAACAATATTGTTATCAATCTCAGGTCTTTCTGCTTTTTATTGTTTGATGTGCCACACTGATGATTTTCTCTCTGAAGGCCACTTTGAATGTGTCCCATATTATTTCAAGTGGAACCTCAACATCTACTATTTTGAAAGTATTCCTAGATTTATGTTTTTTTACCCCAATTTATTCAGTaaaagcaataacaacaacattcaatttatataccacccttcaggcaaacttaatgcccactcagagtgatttacaaagtatgccattattatccccacaacaagcaccctgtgaggtggggctgagagagctccagagagccatgactagcccaaggtcacccagctggcttcaagtggaggagtgtggaatcaagcccggttctccacattagagtcccgtgctcttaaccactacaccaaactggctctcatttttaTTCCAGGCCATCCCTTTCTTTTGTCTGTATTAAACATTGCAGAAGCATTCTTGAGCTTCATGTGTTTTCACTTCTCATACAGGAAATAATACCCATGTTTATCTACTAATATTAAGTATTAACCATCATAAGCTGTATGCTCCTCATTTCTGACTGCGTTCCCC belongs to Eublepharis macularius isolate TG4126 chromosome 13, MPM_Emac_v1.0, whole genome shotgun sequence and includes:
- the LOC129341736 gene encoding derlin-3-like, which codes for MAYQGFTAEYLGIPAVTRAYTTACVITTAAVQLDLLTPFQLYFNPDLIFRKLQIWRLLTNFLFFGPLGFSFFFNMIFLYRYCRMLEEGSFRGRTADFIFMFLFGGFLMTLFGLFAGLFFLGQAFTIMLVYVWSRRNPYIRMNFFGLLNFQAPFLPWVLMGFSLLLGNSILIDLLGIAVGHVYYFLEDVFPNQPGGKKLLLTPGFLKLVFDPPEEDPNYNPLPEETPAPAQDPDQPQLP